The genomic region CAGAGAACCCCGCAGGTCATCGGGGTCATGCAGAGTCAAAACAGCAGTGCAGGCAACCGAGGACCCCGGCCGCTGGAGCAGGTCACCTGCTACAAGGTGAGTCCTAGGGCTGGGGGGCGTCTTTCACAGTCCATGgccattccctccttccccaGAGAGTTAGCTCATGTTGAAGAATGAAGACATCTTTATTTTTGCTAATTGGAAGAGCAATACGGGGCCACTCCGGTGAGCTAGACCATGCCACTTCCACGACACACTTAGGCCAGGTTAACAACTGAACAGCTGCTGTTGCGTGAACGGATTGCACACGCAAGAAAGGGGTGGGGATCTTCCAGAGCCCAGGAACGGAGTGAGCCCTGAACCTCTGCGGGCGCGGGGTCCTCACACCCCATGCGGCGCACACGAGGGAAGGGACAAAGCTTTAGGTCTGCATGCTGAGGAATcaggacacatacacacaaaatgggGCCTTCAGGGAAGACTCTTGGCTCTGGGTGGAGAGCGAGCAAGGAAAGTCCTTTCAGAGATGTTCGTCACTGGTGGGCAAGCCCTTCCTCGAGTTTGAGCCTTGGTGAGGGCCAAAAAGCCACAGGCTGCGTTTTCTAATCTAAAACAGCCCCCGGCAACGTAGCTTCGAGATACTAATTCTCAACTCAGCCCACACAGAATTCCCACAATGAGGTTTCCCCAGAAGAGAGCTCGGAACTAAACACTATAGACGGGAACAGACACCAGCGATTGAGCAGAAACGACCAGCAGAACGAGGTTCACAGAGGCTTCAGATCTGGGGGGATCAGACAGAACACAGAACGAGTCTGTTTCTTGTGAAGACTTCTAGATGATGCAAAGTGCTGGGGGTGCACCGTGGGTGCTGTCCTTTATCCCCACCTCTCCTGAGGGGAGCTGCTGCGCGTGGCCATCCTCCCACCACGCTGTTTTCTGTGCCCTCTGCACTCACAGCTCCTACAGGGGCACCACTCGGAGACGTGCTCTTCCGAACCTACTCACAAGAGCAGAAGGACAAGATGAACTTCAATATAAACAGGGCCCTCGGGTGTAGTGTCCTCAGATCCCTTTTACCTTACATTCTGAGTCTGTGTCAGGATAAGTTACTCCAAGGTCTTTCAGTGGCTCCATCATTTTACCAGTTCTCTGTTGGTAATTAGTTCTAGTTTTTGCTGCTAAAAACAGTGCTGAGCCTGACAGACATTGGTGAGCTCTTGTCTGGCATCTGGAGCACCCACAAGTAGAAGGGCTGAGTCAAAAACTATACGCTTATATTGTCCCTAGAACTTGCCTTCAGGAAGGGCTGAGCCACTATGGCCGTCAGACACTCACTGAGCACCTCCTCTGCGGAGAAGACCCTCTGCCGTCACTCCTTCCCAGGAGGGGTCTGTGTTCtgagggagggggaggcaggTGCCCAGACACCAGTTAGGAGTGCCCATGTGTGTAGGGAAGACCACAAATTTATGAGCCTGAGCCCTGACCGGCGAGGAGAATGTGGAAAGGGGCTGTGGAAGCAGGTGAGTGAGGGGGAGGTTGTCAGGAGGCTTCCGACCAGGCAGTGCTCAAGTGCAGCCAGGCGCCTCGGGCATCCTGGGTCAGCTGTGCTGTCGCCTCACCCCTCCAGGACTCAGCAGGGCCTCTGAAGAGCCAGCTTCTGTAGAAAGACGGGGCTAGGGGACGAACCTGACCACCCCTTCATGCCGCGGGCACAGTTGATATTAAAGCCACCTCGGGACTCCGGGAGGCCAGTAGACATGCCAGGTGCTGTAAGCGGAGGCGCTCAGTCCCTCCCTCTGGATACCAAAGGCCCAGCTGGCGGCCATACAGGCCACTCGTGCACACGGCTTACACCCGCAAATCAGACGGGCTCGAGAACTCGGGGACTGTGGGTAGAACAGGCCAAAGCCCCAAGTTCCAGACCGAGGAAGAGAGGACTGAGAGGGCGCTGGGGGGCTGGTGTCGGATGGGTGCCCCTGTCTGTCTCCCGACCCcttgttcagtggttaaggctgcCCTTTCCTTCCTTATAATCCCCTTGTGCTCTCTGAGGAGTAAGGAGAATGGATGAAGAGAAACTAATTTGGATCATCAGCAGGGACAGGAAGCCAGGGTCAGTGCTAGATGTTTTGAGGAGATTCTGCCAGATCTGTTGACCCGTCTAATCAATTTTCCCATCTCTCTGATCCCGTGACCAAACCTAGCCCAGGGGTAGCTTAGACAAGTATGCAGGAGTCAGGCGGAAGAGCCCTTTGGGTGCAGCCCACCCTCTGTCCACGCACAGAGTCCCTGAGTTGGGGGAGCAGCCTGGGGGCTCTCCCGCGTTGCCACCTCCCTGTCCCCGGGGAGTCCCAGAGCTGTGCCTCAGAGGTAAGTGACCAGCCGGCCAGGGGCAGCGGGGCGCGGTCCCTGCTCATGGGGCGCTCTGGTGCCCTGGGCTTTTCTTCTGAACCCAAACAGCAGAGGCTGCCATGGCCATGTGCTTTCTTCTGCCTGCTGAGTTAGCTGCTGCCTGTGGTTCCTGGGCCACTTGACTTTCTGGAACTCGCTTTCCACCTGAACGAGTCTGTATACCCCAGAATTCCAGAGTCCCTGTCCCCAGCCTGGTACTGGGTGGGGTGCTGCCTCAGTTGAGAACTGCATCTGAAACAGTGTTTTCTGTTTATTCCCTCCCCGCTGTTCCCAGTGTGGTGAAAAAGGACACTACGCCAACAGATGCACCAAAGGGCACTTGGCCTTTCTCAGCGGACAGTGACAGCAGCTGGAGCCGGCTCAGAGCAGCCTGGGGGGCCCCGTGCTGGGGGGCGCTCTGGGCCATTCCTGGGAGTGTGCGTTTAACTGTTTAACGCCAGCGTTGGTGCAGCTCTGGCTGGAGCCGGCAGGCAGGCACCTGGGTTTTACCCTTAGGGGCTCCGTCTTGTCAGTATCCCCGTCATTTTGCTGTAATCTCCTTTAAACGGGGGACATATTCCAGTCTGGCCCCTCAGGTTGGCCTCCTGTCTGGGACTCTGCACACCACCCTCTCAGGAGGGAGGGAGCTGTGGGAAAGGGCTTGTGCTTATAGCAGTTCTGTAGAGAGGGCAGCCCTTCCCCTCGGGCCTCCTTAAACACCGGGGGCTGGTGGAGCATTTAAAGCTGCAGCCGGGTCGTGCCCGCTTCCTCCCTGTCCTGCTGAATCAGAGGCTCATCTGTTGGTGGGATTTGAACGAGGCGGCCCCCCAGGGCAAGCTCACGCGCTTGCTGCCTCAGCCGGGTCCTGCTCCCCGGTGGCCAAGGCTGTCAGGTGTGATGGCCTTTTTCCGTTGGGCATATCTTCCCGGGGCACCCGCCTGACGGTGTACACCTTACGCTGGAGCTGCCGCCAGCCTTTCCAGAGACTCGCAGTCCACCTGTGCACCTACCTCCCGTGCCATCGAGCATCTGTACTGTCAGACACCATGGGCCCAGAGGAGAGGCCCCTGCCTCTGAGCCTGGAAATGTGAAACTGGCACCTGCAACCTGCGGGGCAAATGGGCCTATTCGAGTTCAACTACAGGAACCATTTCTATGAAGTTGATTAAAGCTTGTTTTGTAAGCTGTGTCTCATTACTTCAGGGACTCCATGACAAGGACAGGGTCCTTGCTGCTGGCTGACGTCGGTGCTCCCTCTTGCCCTCTAAGCGAATGTAATCTCATGACAGGAAGTGACGCTGGGGCGTCAGGGTGGTGTACTGGAAGCCTGGTCACCGGGACAGTCACCTGGCAGGCGTTCCTCATCTCAGATGTTGGGAGACTTTGGGGTTGGGGTTGTTTCAACTTCAGATCGTGCGGGAGGTAATCAGACACAGCATCTCACCCCTGACACTCCACGCGTGTATATGCTCAGCACACACCCCTTAGTAAGAAACTGACTCTGACCTTGCTGTCACTTCGCTAAAGGCCTCTGGTGAAGTGTAAGAAGAGTGTGCTGGACGCAGCAGTCTGAGCTCCTGCCAGGACTTGGGCTTTCCCTTCCCGCCTGTGTCATCCCGCTGGAATTCCTGCAAGTGAGGCTTACTTACCAGAACCGGATGAGCCCACGCACCTGGTTCCCTGAGATCCCAATAGCCCAGGATGGTGCAGAGAGATGGGGGACGTGAGACCATTCTTAGGAACTAGGGCATCTGCCTTATACTGTGTGTGTCAGCTGACAAAAGACCAAAAGTGAGGCAGAGAGAAGGTAAACACCTTGGTACTGCTGACGGGGCACCAGGTGACCTCCAGGACACGGGCGAGATCCTGAATCTCAAGGTTCAAAGCCCTGGGCTGCCTTGACGGCTCCCTCTGGGAGCTGCAGAACCACCCCACCCCAGcttgggcagcaggaggagctaCAGGGCAGGCAGTCGCTGAGCCAGTGAGGCAGTCCAAGTACCAGTCATTTTTTATTGGATGTTAATTCTCCATTAGGATATGAAAGGATTTGGGGTGCTGGGCAAAGGTGACGCTCAGGAATGCAGAGTGCGCCCTCTTCAGTGGTACTTGCGTAGCCGCTCGTGCTCTAGagtcagaaaggcaaaatggtcgtTTCCTCACCACCGTGGAGAGCGCACAGGACGACAGGGAGGGCAGCGGGCCAAAACTGCGTGAAGCCCTCCTGAGAACTCTCAGGAGACACCCCACAGCCTGCTTGTGGAGTCAGGAACTCATCTGCCCACCCCCCGGCCAGCTCCGCCTTCCCTGAAGGCGCTCCCGCTCGGAAAACCACCCAAGCGGCCACCCTCAGGCCAGCAGGGGGCTGGACACTGGCGCGCACCATCCACGAAGCCCAGTCAGTGGCCTCTCCCTCCAGACAAACTCCTCTCAGATCTCAGAATGGGAGACGCCACGCTTTTCCAGAGCTCACAAATAGCAGACTGCAGCCCTCAACCCACTTCCCTCTTCACACTGGCTGCTAGGAAGATGAAGCCAAGTTTCCCACCAACCTCTGGCAGAGCCTGCAGTATCTGACAAAACGCTGCCTAAATTTTTCACCTCATGTTCatcttttcctgtctttctctttgccacagtttttctctcttaaaacatGCCATATTCTGGTAGGTCCCTCCAATTCTTCAGCTGTCTGTGGCATGACTTCTAAATGAGAAGGTGAACCAATCCCGCCCTGTCAGGGGAAACCCCACCAGAGGCAAAGCAACCCAGAAGAGACTCACTGAGCTCCTTGTAAGAGCGGCAGTAGTTGAAAAACACGTAGGCCGCCAGCACCATGGAGAGCCCCGCGATGCTCCCTTTCTTCACGTTCACGTACTTGTTGTAATACCGATAGTAGCCTGCGAACAGGGGGGAGGCCACTCCTCTGAGGACAGGCCTCAGGGCAGGAGGAAACGGATGGCAAAAGACAGCAGAGGCCGGTCAGAATTAGAAAGGAGCACAGAAtgagccccccgccccacccctcggGGGGCTGGCGACCACACAGGTCCCATGACATGATGACACAGGACTGATCTGCCTGGTCACACACTTTAAAAGGACAGACCTGAAAGACCATTTCAAACGTCCATCCTGGAAGTCTGGGCTCGCAGGGAGACGAGCATCGCAGACTGGTATCCCCTGTGCTTCCAGCTCATCTTCTTCTGTAGGCTTAGGACATTTCTTTAACACAGAGGCAGTGGTAAACATTCCAGACAAGAGAAAACATATCCttatctgaaatattttcaagCCAGCCTTTCACAGGACCCATCAAACATGGAAATTCGAGGCCTAATAATCTCACTTTGTCCTCTACATAACTTTCAGGTCTAAAACTGGTCAAGTTAATTCAGGGCAAAAAAAAGACCTGAAGACCCAGAGGCTTGCTCTTATTTACACATGCCCATAAGGCTCTGACCTCTTTGAAATGCTCCAGCGATGCCCGAAGGGGTGAAATCCCGCATCAGTATCCAGCTTGGCAGCTCCCCTAGTTTGACTTCCAGGAGCTTCTTCTCCTTCAGTGGTACTGAAAAGGACAACGCAAAAACACACCCACTGAAAGGGTCTCCCAGTAACACAAACAGCATCTGTCTGTGTCACGTCAACCGCTCAATAATGATGCATTCAGTAATATCACTAAACAGAGGCTGCACATAAGTAATATGATGGGTAAACATGTCACACCAAATATACTATCTTAAGCCAGATCCTGAATAACAGCCTGCTAGGAATAACTATGTAAGAAGAGAACTAAGGGCCATGAAGAAAAGATATAAGTGGAGGATGGATGCCTTTATTTTATAAGGAGGAGTGGCAAAAACTGACTCAGAGAAGTTGAACCCTGAACAAAGGCAGAGAGCCTGCAGGCCGTGGAGGCATAACTCGACCTCAGGTCTGGTTCCCATGCTCCTGAAGCCAATCTGACTCCTACCTCAAGCATCCCACCTCAGACCACAGACGTCAAATGACTTAGTAAAAGCCATTTCAGAGGCCCCATGGGCCCCAGATCATTTCCCAATGAGAATATGGACACAGGAAGGGCTCTTGTCTGAGGCCATACTGTATTCATCTCTGGGCTTAAGAGTAAAATAGGAAAGGAGCCAGGGAGGGGTTGGCCCTGTGAACGCTCAGATTCATATGCTCATAAAAGGAGGAAATGGTctctcctctgctgtcctcttcccAGACGTTAACTTTAAAAGGTTGTTTGGCAGGTGTACTCTTCAGAGCAAGGAGTCAAAGGGTACTGCTGCTTCTTAAAGATGACCAGAAGGAGCCGGATTTAATCATTCCAAGgtttcttctccattttcaggATCTAAGGAAAGGCTTGGGCTCCTTAAGGACTAACCTTGAGAATTCACTGGCGGGGGAATCCCACCATGAACTCTTTATCAAGGGCAAGGGCCATCATCAGGCTTAATGGCACATTCACACAAACTATGAAAACATTCACATATCCTGCATTCTTGTTCAAGGACTGACAAGTGCCTTGGCACATCACAGGAGAAAAAATGTcaaccatttatttttcttcatatttatgtATCTGTGGTGAtggttaagtcactcagttgtgtctgactctttgcaaccccatggagagtAGCTCCAAGAGTTATGTATCTGTACTATGAGGAAGACAGCATTTCTGCAACCAAAACCAAGAAATGTATAagcacaggaaaaaaacaaaacaaaaaaacacacacacatattagccTTAAGGAGAGCCAAGTACAGCACCATCACAAAACTCCAGGAGACCATCAGATTCATCAGAGATGCATGTACACTCACTCCAAAAGTTTCTCTCTCAGCAGAACACAAGGCCTTAGTCCTTGGCTGCATACTGGCCCTCCCCCAACACTCCTCTGCAGTGGCTGGTTCATACCAGTGGAGCGTGGTGATGAGTAGAGCAGACTCCACCACCAAGTATTCTGGGTTTAGTGCCACTTTGACGCTGTGTGCCCTCAGCCAACTTGCTgccctctttgtgcctcagtttcctcttccataaaataaagcaggaatagtaCCCACCTTGCTACTGAACTCTAGGTACTATGTAAATAGGAATTATTATTGTCTGTCTTCCTGCCTGTCTGTGAGCTATCTGAAGGTGGGAGTTCCCCACACACAGTTCCTGGTCATGACGGAATTTCACAGACGGTTAAGAAAGGACCACAGGTTCTTGGGAGGGCAGGTGACTACCTGACTTATTTTATGACTTCAAGAAGCATACTGTCCACCTATATGGAGAGACATAAGTGCCTTCTGTGTGCTAAATCCAACCAGAGAGTGAAAGGTTTTAAGTTTTGCAGGTCACACAAGGTCTCTGTAACatagtcttaaaaaaagaaaaaacaactactTATGCACACATGCCACACCGCAAGTCaggcaagatcttagttccctgacgaggaaTGGAACCcaaaccctcacccccacccctgccccacagtggaagcacagagtcttaaccactggaccaccagggaggtccctgaacAAATAGTTTAAACAATAgtttaaaactaaaactaaaaacaaatagtttaaaaacataaaaactatTCTTGGTTCACAGGTCATACAAAATATAGGCCACAGGAAATCCAACTGATTGGCCACTCTGTCAACCTAGATCTCATCTATCCCTGTTGGTACTTCCATCACTTTATCTGATAATGAATTTGTGGCTTTATGCTCTGGTGACAGAGATCACCTAAAAGCTCATCAGTACATGGACTCCAATTCCTTCACCTGGGTGACACTGATGGGCCAGATGTGATATGACCTTACCCAAAGCTCACACAGGGAAAGTTGGGTGACAGCACTCAACAGTGGGCCAGGCGGTGTTCCGAGCACCTTACAAACATCAGGCGTTTAACCCTTAGTTCACAGTGCTCTCCACAACTCTCTGCTACAATAACAAACCAAGACTCAAGGTTTCCTTTTCACATGCTGTCCTGTTTACACAACACAACCACCCTGGATAAACATTCTCATGCCCATTCTTACAGacgaaaaaaaaaagcactgttaTCATCTTTTTTGACCCTCTTTTCATTTCTCCAGGCTGAGATTTAAGAATATAGAAACTGCAGGAACACACAGACCCATGAGTCGAATTCTGCCATTATCATGCAGTGTGACCACAGGCAAGTCATACCACATCTCTGACCTGTTACTTTCCTCACCTTTAAAATGGGATCAACGTTCCTGGCGCTGACTAGGTTACTGTGAGGATCCAGAGCTAAAACAGGGTGGTTTCAGTATTCTTAAAAAATCAGTGTGACAGTCTGGTGAGTGTAGAGATTTATACACGCATATCATCGAAAAGGCTGACGGTCATACGGTCACTTGTGTGATTAAAAGCTCAGTTTACCACAGACCTCAGAAGCctaggtttgaatcccagctcagcCCACGCACCACTAGTGACCTTGAATAGGTCACTTCACCTCTCCAAGCCTATTCAACACACTCAAGGGTCGTCCCTTCCGTGGTGTCAGGCTCTGTCCCAGACATAGCTCCCCCGGGAACTTAATTTGAGCTTCCGCTTAACACGGAGGGCTCAGGTGCAAAGAAACTGCCAGAGCATGGATGAGAGTGCCATTCCTCAGCGGGGAGAGGAGGGTGGTCCGAGGCGCGCATTCCCAGGCCCCGAGGCGCGTCGCCGGGATGTCGTCGCCCTCCCGGCCGCAGCCGAGCGGCGCCGGCTCTGGGCAGCCAGTAGGCACCACTGGGCGAGCGGAGGAGGGTCGGGCGGCGCTGGATCCTGAACAGAGGGTCTGTTAGGCCTCAAGTGAGGGCGCAGCGAAGGTCCTGAGCAAAGGGGAGGCGGCTCCTgcactctgtccctctcttcccaGTGTGACTCTGGGCACCTGGCCCCAAACCCCAACTCCTGCCTCCACCCGAGTAGCCCTAAATGGACCCGGAGACTCACCGACTGACGCCATCTTGGAGTCCTGGCTGTCCGCTCGGCCGGGCCTCGCAAGGAC from Muntiacus reevesi chromosome 2, mMunRee1.1, whole genome shotgun sequence harbors:
- the ATP5MF gene encoding ATP synthase subunit f, mitochondrial, with the protein product MASVVPLKEKKLLEVKLGELPSWILMRDFTPSGIAGAFQRGYYRYYNKYVNVKKGSIAGLSMVLAAYVFFNYCRSYKELKHERLRKYH